The following proteins are encoded in a genomic region of uncultured Ilyobacter sp.:
- a CDS encoding formate/nitrite transporter family protein: MFSETLSKLSNSAVAKVTLLKESKSKYFIASLLAGFYVGIGIVLITTIGGLTKSTGPQFRIYMGLAFGIALTLVIMAGSELFTGNNLIMSAGAADKKVTWKDAINIWILSYIGNLAGSTLIGSLFTLSGSATAPHGAVGEFIVALSKSKMNAGASTLFFKGVLCNILVCLAVLCCIKMKEESAKLVVIFWCLFAFITAGFEHSIANMTIFTMGLLLPHGPEVSLAGYGYNMLWVTLGNFVGGSALGLCYYYMGKKSKVKESILAENKL, encoded by the coding sequence ATGTTTTCAGAAACGCTTAGTAAACTTTCAAACAGTGCAGTTGCAAAAGTAACATTATTAAAAGAGAGCAAATCAAAATATTTTATAGCTTCTCTACTGGCAGGTTTTTATGTAGGAATCGGCATCGTTCTCATTACTACTATCGGAGGACTGACAAAAAGTACAGGGCCACAGTTTCGAATATACATGGGCTTGGCTTTCGGAATAGCATTAACATTGGTTATAATGGCAGGTTCAGAGTTATTTACCGGTAATAACCTTATAATGTCCGCAGGAGCTGCAGACAAAAAAGTAACTTGGAAAGACGCAATAAACATCTGGATATTAAGTTACATAGGTAACTTGGCTGGTTCTACTCTTATAGGTTCTCTTTTTACTCTATCAGGAAGTGCTACTGCACCTCACGGAGCTGTAGGAGAGTTTATCGTGGCCCTTTCTAAGAGTAAAATGAACGCAGGTGCTTCCACCCTATTTTTCAAGGGTGTTTTATGTAATATCCTTGTATGTTTAGCTGTTCTTTGCTGTATAAAGATGAAGGAAGAATCGGCAAAATTAGTGGTTATCTTCTGGTGTCTCTTTGCATTTATTACAGCTGGATTTGAACACAGTATTGCAAATATGACGATATTCACAATGGGGCTTCTTCTTCCTCATGGACCTGAGGTTTCTCTTGCTGGCTACGGATACAATATGCTCTGGGTGACGCTGGGTAACTTTGTTGGGGGAAGTGCACTTGGACTCTGCTACTACTACATGGGTAAAAAATCTAAAGTCAAAGAAAGTATATTGGCAGAAAATAAATTATAG
- a CDS encoding Crp/Fnr family transcriptional regulator produces MIKDEDCLKKIPAFSNLGKETLEKLQESGELFEIKKGNVLFFEKDIVNKIYIIIKGKISIFRYSQKAQRRVIYILGDGEFINEVIFDDLPSSVNAEAFEKTLLLRYDKKDLQEIMESDFQLTKNITNSMGKKIRRLYRQIKNTIPLGLDKKVAAKLWKISKDYGISCNLNGYNCRDFREECVSWTGINFSLTITYLADMLGSSRESVSRELKKMESKGYIKWEGKKLLVKREELRKFYREI; encoded by the coding sequence GTGATAAAAGATGAAGATTGTCTAAAAAAAATACCTGCTTTCTCCAATTTGGGAAAAGAGACCCTTGAGAAACTTCAGGAATCTGGAGAACTATTTGAAATCAAAAAAGGAAATGTGCTTTTTTTTGAAAAAGATATTGTGAACAAAATATATATTATTATCAAGGGGAAAATAAGTATTTTCCGTTATTCACAAAAGGCCCAGAGAAGGGTTATTTATATATTAGGCGACGGAGAATTCATAAATGAAGTTATCTTTGACGACCTTCCGTCATCTGTAAATGCAGAGGCCTTTGAAAAAACTCTTCTACTACGATATGATAAAAAAGATCTCCAAGAGATAATGGAGTCAGATTTTCAGTTAACTAAAAATATAACTAATTCTATGGGGAAAAAAATAAGAAGACTTTACAGACAGATAAAAAATACTATCCCCCTTGGTTTGGATAAAAAAGTAGCTGCAAAACTATGGAAAATCTCAAAGGACTACGGGATAAGCTGCAATCTAAATGGTTATAACTGCAGGGATTTCAGAGAAGAATGTGTTTCTTGGACAGGGATAAACTTCAGCCTGACCATAACCTACCTGGCCGATATGCTTGGAAGCAGCAGAGAATCCGTCTCTAGAGAGTTGAAAAAAATGGAGTCTAAAGGATATATCAAATGGGAAGGAAAAAAACTCCTGGTAAAAAGAGAAGAATTAAGAAAATTTTACAGAGAAATTTAA
- a CDS encoding O-acetyl-ADP-ribose deacetylase: MSKKITLLKGDITTLKVNAVVNAANNMLAGGGGVDGAIHKAGGPLIAKYCSEIRRETGGCETGEAVLTLGGNLPSKYIIHTVGPVWKGGKFREEELLKNCYRNSLMLAKEYHMKVIAFPNISTGVYGYPKEAAAEIAIIEVRNFLKNNDLPEKVIFICFDGDNFDIYNKILKK, translated from the coding sequence ATGTCTAAAAAAATAACCCTGTTAAAAGGTGACATTACAACTCTAAAGGTGAATGCTGTTGTAAATGCCGCAAACAACATGCTTGCAGGCGGAGGTGGTGTAGACGGCGCCATTCACAAGGCAGGTGGACCCTTGATCGCCAAGTACTGCAGCGAAATACGACGTGAAACAGGCGGCTGCGAAACTGGTGAGGCTGTCTTAACCCTTGGAGGAAACCTCCCCTCTAAATATATCATTCACACTGTAGGTCCCGTATGGAAGGGGGGCAAGTTTAGAGAAGAAGAGCTCCTCAAAAACTGCTACCGAAACTCACTAATGTTAGCTAAAGAATATCATATGAAAGTTATAGCCTTTCCTAATATAAGTACAGGTGTTTACGGCTATCCTAAAGAGGCGGCGGCAGAAATTGCAATTATTGAGGTTAGAAATTTTTTAAAAAACAATGACTTACCGGAAAAAGTTATTTTTATCTGCTTTGACGGGGATAATTTTGATATATATAACAAAATTTTAAAAAAATAA
- a CDS encoding EAL domain-containing protein, protein MILIATKDNETYLIESQKLQKAGYKTVYADSHKKTIDILTNYKDIKLIILDIDSSYNLNDITNEIFLNSDLPLLYMTGNERNLSFDGYYNDLSYGCVLKESRDFVLKSSVKTALNLFERSRNLKKMYDYASQAEIISGFGYWEMDLSNNIVKSSKGSKKIYGVTSDNLAIDDVKEYPLPEYREMLDKAFKNLITEGKDYNVEFKIKNKISGEIRAVHSVANYDSKRNLVIGTLYDITKQKSAEEAAFEKEEEYRKIFQDHNAVMLMMDIETGEIIDANNSAVKFYGWTREEITKMKITDINTLTEDEVYQEMERARRNKKNYFTFRHRLADESVRDVEVYSGKIISGKRPRLFSIIHDITKRREAERTIKNLAFYDSLTNLPNRRMFSDYLENSIVQGQRNNFQVALLNIDLDHFKHVNDSFGHHIGDLLLTRVAERLRKNLLKNNIICRLGGDEFAVILEEFSSRQEINLVSKRILKVLEAPFFIDDREIFISASIGVAVFPEDGDDVNTLLKNSDLAMYGAKDRGKNGYYFFSEDMNHSSNSKMEIDTKLRKSLKNGELCLYYQPKIDIAENKIIGTETLLRWFKNGEVYKAPSEFIPIAESTGFILEIDRWVLLSACRQIEEWEKNNIKGQKISINISGLHFKQGLIIKTVTEVLKKVNIPRNSIEIEITEGVFMENMEEAVDILNHLRSMGIGISIDDFGTGYSSLSYLKNLPINRIKIDKSFIFNMIGSKKDTAIAKTVITMAKLLDLYVIAEGVETSEQLKILSENGCNEIQGFYFSKPLSAEEYEEFYKKWA, encoded by the coding sequence ATGATTTTAATTGCTACCAAAGATAATGAAACCTATCTAATAGAATCTCAGAAACTTCAAAAGGCAGGTTATAAGACTGTCTACGCTGATTCTCATAAGAAAACTATTGATATTTTGACTAACTATAAAGATATAAAACTGATTATTTTAGATATAGATAGTTCTTATAATTTGAATGACATTACAAATGAGATTTTTTTAAACTCTGATCTCCCTCTTCTTTATATGACAGGCAATGAAAGAAATTTAAGTTTTGATGGCTATTATAATGACCTTTCCTATGGCTGTGTATTAAAAGAAAGCAGGGATTTTGTATTGAAGTCATCTGTAAAAACTGCTTTAAATCTATTTGAAAGAAGTAGAAACCTCAAAAAAATGTATGACTATGCCAGCCAGGCAGAGATAATCTCTGGATTCGGATACTGGGAGATGGATCTAAGTAATAATATTGTCAAGTCTTCTAAGGGTTCTAAAAAAATATATGGTGTGACCAGTGACAATCTAGCCATAGATGATGTGAAAGAATACCCCCTCCCAGAATACAGGGAGATGCTAGATAAGGCCTTTAAAAATCTTATAACTGAGGGGAAGGACTATAATGTAGAGTTTAAGATCAAAAATAAAATAAGCGGCGAGATAAGGGCTGTACATTCTGTTGCAAACTATGATTCCAAAAGAAATTTAGTTATAGGCACCCTCTATGATATAACCAAACAGAAATCAGCAGAAGAAGCTGCCTTTGAAAAGGAAGAGGAATACAGAAAGATATTTCAAGATCATAATGCAGTTATGCTGATGATGGATATAGAGACCGGGGAGATAATAGATGCAAATAATTCAGCTGTTAAATTTTACGGCTGGACAAGAGAAGAAATAACAAAGATGAAGATAACAGATATAAATACCCTCACAGAGGATGAAGTTTATCAAGAAATGGAGAGAGCCAGAAGAAATAAAAAAAATTATTTTACCTTTAGGCACAGATTAGCCGATGAAAGTGTAAGAGATGTAGAGGTATATTCTGGTAAAATAATATCTGGTAAAAGACCGAGGCTTTTTTCAATAATACACGATATAACAAAACGTAGGGAAGCAGAAAGAACAATAAAAAATCTGGCTTTTTATGACAGCCTTACAAATCTACCAAATAGAAGGATGTTTTCTGATTATCTTGAAAACTCAATTGTTCAGGGACAACGGAATAATTTTCAGGTGGCCTTATTGAATATAGATTTAGACCATTTCAAACATGTCAATGACAGCTTTGGGCACCATATAGGGGATCTTCTTTTGACAAGAGTGGCAGAACGTCTCAGAAAAAATTTGCTTAAAAATAATATTATATGCCGTCTAGGAGGAGATGAGTTTGCAGTAATTCTAGAAGAGTTTTCTAGCAGGCAGGAGATAAACTTAGTATCCAAAAGAATTTTAAAAGTTTTAGAGGCACCTTTTTTTATCGATGACAGGGAGATTTTTATATCTGCCAGTATAGGGGTGGCTGTATTTCCTGAAGACGGGGATGATGTCAACACTCTTCTCAAAAACTCTGATTTAGCAATGTATGGAGCCAAAGATAGAGGTAAAAACGGATATTATTTCTTTTCTGAGGATATGAACCACAGTTCAAATAGTAAAATGGAAATAGACACCAAACTACGGAAGTCTTTAAAAAACGGAGAATTGTGCCTTTATTATCAGCCGAAAATAGATATAGCTGAAAATAAGATAATAGGAACCGAGACTCTTTTACGGTGGTTCAAAAACGGGGAAGTTTATAAGGCTCCTTCAGAATTCATACCCATTGCCGAGTCGACCGGATTCATTCTAGAGATAGACAGATGGGTACTTTTGAGTGCGTGTAGACAGATCGAAGAATGGGAAAAGAATAATATAAAGGGTCAAAAAATATCTATAAATATTTCAGGTCTGCACTTCAAGCAGGGTCTGATAATAAAAACAGTAACTGAGGTTCTGAAAAAAGTAAATATTCCTAGAAATTCTATAGAAATCGAGATAACAGAGGGTGTCTTTATGGAAAACATGGAGGAAGCTGTAGATATTTTAAACCACCTTAGATCCATGGGTATAGGTATATCCATAGATGATTTTGGGACGGGATATTCTTCTCTAAGCTATCTGAAAAATCTTCCTATCAACAGGATAAAAATAGACAAGAGTTTTATTTTTAACATGATCGGCAGTAAAAAAGATACTGCAATAGCAAAGACTGTTATAACAATGGCGAAACTTTTAGATTTGTATGTAATTGCTGAAGGGGTTGAGACCTCAGAACAGCTAAAAATACTATCAGAAAATGGATGCAATGAAATTCAGGGGTTTTACTTTTCAAAACCACTGTCTGCAGAAGAGTACGAAGAATTTTATAAAAAATGGGCCTGA
- a CDS encoding sulfide/dihydroorotate dehydrogenase-like FAD/NAD-binding protein, protein MYKILKKEILSQDIEKMVIEAPYIAKKCQPGQFVMVMVEEDGERIPLTIADYDRSENSVTIIYQVVGYTTKLLSQKLEGQTISSIAGPLGQPAHMKKVKRVLGIGGGVGAAPLYPQIKKLTEMGTACDIIIGSRTEEMMILHEEFGEIAENIYFATNDGSKGKKGFVTDVLKELISQGEKYDEVIAIGPLVMMKSVVEITKELNIPTSVSLNPIMIDGTGMCGGCRVTIGQETKFACVDGPDFDGFLVDFEELMRRQTMYMPEEAEHRCRLGI, encoded by the coding sequence ATGTATAAAATTTTAAAGAAAGAGATACTGAGCCAAGATATAGAAAAAATGGTTATAGAGGCTCCATATATCGCAAAAAAATGCCAGCCTGGACAGTTTGTCATGGTTATGGTAGAAGAAGATGGAGAGAGAATCCCTCTAACAATAGCAGATTACGATAGGTCAGAAAATAGTGTAACTATCATATATCAGGTAGTGGGATATACAACAAAACTTCTCAGCCAAAAGTTGGAAGGACAGACTATAAGCAGCATAGCAGGGCCTTTAGGACAGCCGGCTCATATGAAGAAAGTCAAGAGAGTTCTCGGTATAGGGGGAGGAGTAGGAGCGGCGCCTCTATACCCTCAGATAAAGAAATTAACAGAAATGGGAACTGCCTGTGATATCATCATCGGAAGCAGGACAGAAGAGATGATGATACTTCACGAAGAGTTTGGGGAAATAGCAGAAAATATATATTTTGCAACCAATGACGGAAGCAAGGGGAAAAAGGGTTTTGTCACTGACGTATTAAAAGAGCTCATTTCTCAGGGGGAAAAATACGATGAAGTTATCGCTATAGGTCCTCTTGTAATGATGAAATCAGTTGTGGAGATAACAAAAGAACTGAATATACCAACCTCTGTTTCACTCAATCCCATAATGATAGACGGTACAGGAATGTGCGGAGGATGCAGAGTTACAATAGGACAAGAGACAAAATTTGCCTGTGTAGACGGTCCGGATTTTGATGGTTTTTTAGTTGATTTTGAGGAACTCATGAGAAGGCAGACTATGTATATGCCAGAAGAAGCAGAACACAGATGTAGATTAGGAATATAG
- the asrA gene encoding anaerobic sulfite reductase subunit AsrA, protein MKISLDKTSFDEGLGLLKENYRIFAPKVFAGEGRFSDTDLVKYSEIDSIEEICFDKKSEFSPKEVMLPITQTMFYFTEKEFKVPDIDDKGIIVFLRSCDLHSVKRVDEIYLRNKYQDMYYKRIRDKVKFVVMGCPTSFENCFCVSMGTNKTDDYHMGLNLNNDSVELYIKEDEFKGVFSGEEAEFDVKFVEENKVKVNVPENISLAEVKDLELWREYDKRCVACGKCNFVCPTCTCSTTQDIFYSENENTGERRRGWASCHVDGFTDMAGGHTFRQKHGDRMRFKTMHKISDFKRRFGYHMCTGCGRCDDVCPEYISFSNCVNKLSKELEGNDE, encoded by the coding sequence ATGAAAATTTCTTTGGATAAAACCTCTTTTGATGAGGGGCTAGGACTTTTAAAAGAAAATTACCGAATATTTGCACCAAAGGTATTTGCAGGTGAGGGAAGATTTTCCGACACTGACCTTGTGAAATATAGTGAAATCGACTCTATCGAAGAGATCTGCTTTGATAAAAAATCAGAATTTTCACCGAAAGAGGTAATGCTTCCTATTACACAGACTATGTTTTACTTTACAGAAAAGGAGTTCAAGGTTCCAGATATAGATGATAAGGGAATTATCGTATTTTTGAGAAGCTGTGATCTTCACAGTGTGAAAAGAGTAGACGAGATATACCTCAGAAACAAATATCAAGATATGTATTATAAGAGAATCAGAGATAAAGTTAAGTTTGTAGTTATGGGATGTCCGACCTCCTTTGAAAACTGTTTCTGTGTGAGCATGGGAACAAACAAAACAGATGACTATCACATGGGGCTAAACTTAAACAATGATTCTGTGGAACTTTATATAAAGGAAGATGAATTCAAAGGCGTTTTCTCAGGTGAGGAAGCTGAATTTGATGTCAAATTCGTAGAGGAAAACAAGGTTAAAGTTAATGTACCTGAAAACATAAGCCTTGCAGAGGTAAAAGACCTTGAGCTATGGAGGGAATACGATAAAAGATGTGTTGCCTGTGGTAAATGTAATTTTGTATGTCCTACGTGTACCTGTTCTACTACCCAGGATATTTTCTATAGTGAAAATGAAAATACTGGAGAAAGAAGAAGGGGATGGGCTTCATGCCATGTAGACGGATTTACAGATATGGCGGGAGGTCACACTTTTAGACAAAAGCATGGAGATCGAATGAGGTTTAAGACTATGCATAAGATATCAGATTTCAAGAGAAGATTCGGATATCACATGTGTACAGGCTGCGGAAGATGTGACGACGTCTGCCCTGAATATATCTCATTTTCAAACTGTGTAAACAAATTATCTAAAGAATTGGAGGGAAACGATGAATAA
- a CDS encoding diguanylate cyclase, producing the protein MKKLIYIFLFLFCFSFSYSSNERSLNDRNILVIHSYHHGLGWEDNISEGIKDTFDSDEFEIFFEYLDGKRNYGEEYFKILAPLYKEKASSTNFEAIIVCDNIALDFIVKYGPEFFPEIPIVFCGINNFDKKMLQGHKNIAGILENADHRKNIELILKLHSNVENILIVNDNTTTGKEVKKELEKIIPEYESKVNIDIYSDFSIKELENNLQNLDSNTVIYLLVLNSDKTGKFVSYNDALKLVSSVSDNPIYGAWDFYLGHGIVGGRILSGYSQGAEVGRLLKEIINNKDKDYSGYFQEGETKYMFDYEELKKFNIPKSSLPKGSEIVNSPVNFLYKYHVQIFSVSCFIIVLLLINIIYKKKNEKKLLEMVKEKTMHLEKANQELEWISNIDSLTQLYNRRYFDKNLEDIWKELERIQLPLSILMIDVDFFKKYNDIYGHMAGDQCLKTLSRVFFKSVGRPFDTVARYGGEEFTVLVSTDAAGAEKIAKWIIEEVENLKIPHEGSPSGIVTVSVGIGVAVPSGKQKAEKLLDRSDQALYESKNKGRNQYTLRYLESE; encoded by the coding sequence ATGAAAAAACTAATCTATATATTTCTTTTTTTATTTTGCTTTTCATTTTCCTATTCATCAAATGAGAGATCTTTAAATGACAGAAATATATTGGTTATACACTCTTATCATCACGGCTTAGGCTGGGAGGACAATATTTCTGAGGGTATTAAAGATACCTTTGATTCTGACGAGTTTGAGATATTTTTCGAATATCTCGACGGGAAAAGAAATTATGGAGAAGAATATTTTAAGATTTTAGCACCTCTATACAAAGAAAAAGCAAGTTCAACAAATTTTGAGGCCATTATAGTGTGCGACAACATAGCCTTAGATTTTATAGTCAAGTACGGTCCCGAATTTTTTCCTGAAATTCCAATTGTTTTTTGTGGAATAAATAATTTTGATAAAAAGATGTTACAAGGGCATAAAAATATAGCCGGTATTTTAGAAAATGCAGATCATAGGAAAAACATAGAATTGATTTTAAAACTTCACAGTAATGTAGAAAATATTCTCATAGTAAATGACAATACCACCACTGGAAAAGAAGTAAAGAAAGAGTTGGAAAAAATTATTCCAGAGTATGAATCTAAGGTAAATATAGACATATATTCTGATTTTTCCATAAAAGAGCTTGAAAACAACCTGCAAAATCTAGATTCAAATACTGTGATATATCTGCTGGTTTTAAATAGTGACAAAACAGGCAAATTTGTATCATATAACGATGCCTTAAAACTGGTATCTAGTGTATCAGATAATCCCATTTACGGAGCCTGGGATTTTTATTTGGGCCACGGAATAGTTGGAGGGAGGATTTTAAGCGGTTATTCACAGGGAGCAGAGGTAGGAAGGCTTTTAAAAGAGATAATAAATAATAAAGATAAAGATTATTCGGGATATTTTCAAGAGGGCGAGACAAAATACATGTTTGACTATGAAGAACTGAAAAAGTTTAACATACCGAAATCATCTCTTCCTAAAGGCAGCGAGATAGTAAACAGCCCTGTAAATTTCCTTTATAAATATCATGTTCAGATATTCTCTGTTTCTTGCTTCATAATTGTACTTTTACTAATAAATATTATTTACAAGAAAAAAAATGAAAAGAAGCTTTTGGAAATGGTCAAGGAAAAGACGATGCACCTTGAAAAAGCCAACCAAGAGTTGGAGTGGATTTCAAATATAGACAGTCTTACTCAACTTTATAATCGCAGATACTTTGATAAAAATCTTGAAGATATCTGGAAAGAACTAGAGAGAATACAGCTACCTTTATCTATTCTTATGATTGATGTGGATTTTTTTAAAAAATACAACGATATCTACGGTCATATGGCTGGGGATCAGTGTCTTAAGACTCTTTCTAGGGTATTTTTCAAAAGTGTAGGGAGACCCTTTGACACAGTTGCCCGCTATGGAGGAGAGGAGTTTACTGTCCTTGTGAGTACAGATGCGGCTGGGGCAGAAAAAATAGCAAAATGGATCATAGAAGAGGTGGAAAATCTGAAAATACCTCACGAAGGTTCGCCCTCAGGAATAGTTACCGTAAGTGTCGGTATAGGGGTTGCAGTTCCTAGCGGAAAACAAAAGGCAGAAAAACTTTTGGACAGATCGGATCAGGCCCTTTATGAAAGTAAAAATAAAGGCCGAAATCAATATACGTTGAGATATTTAGAGTCAGAATAA
- the gltA gene encoding NADPH-dependent glutamate synthase — protein sequence MGKFNMTLQKTKIAEQNPEERRKNFEEVSLGYSEEEAINEAKRCIQCKSPACVAGCPVNVHIPQFINKVAEGNFEEAYDILVEQNSLPAICGRVCPQEKQCESKCVRGMKGEPVGIGRLERFVADWFIKNGKIKEKKAESNNIKVAVTGAGPAGLACAGELAKYGYDVTIFEALHTAGGVLMYGIPEFRLPKEIVKKEIENVAEQGVKIQKNVIVGRSITVDELMEEGYKSVFIGSGAGLPNFMGIEGENLNGVYSANEFLTRVNLMKAYDKNSPTPISLGEKIAVIGGGNVAMDAARTAVRLGAKEVYIVYRRGEEELPARLEEVHHAKEEGVIFRLLSNPVGIKGDNGWVDKLECVEMELSEPDESGRRRPVAIEGSEFLLDVDRVIIAIGQSPNPLIRQTTKGLKTHNWGGIIVEEDSMETTKDSVYAGGDVVTGAATVILAMGAGKTAAKSIHEKLSKSI from the coding sequence ATGGGGAAATTTAATATGACTCTTCAGAAAACAAAGATTGCAGAACAAAATCCTGAGGAAAGAAGAAAAAATTTCGAAGAGGTGTCTTTGGGGTACTCTGAAGAAGAAGCAATAAACGAGGCAAAAAGATGTATACAGTGTAAATCACCGGCATGTGTAGCTGGTTGTCCGGTAAATGTCCATATACCACAGTTTATAAATAAGGTGGCAGAGGGAAATTTTGAAGAGGCCTATGATATTTTGGTGGAACAAAACTCTCTCCCTGCAATTTGCGGAAGAGTGTGTCCTCAGGAAAAACAGTGTGAATCAAAGTGTGTAAGAGGCATGAAGGGTGAACCTGTGGGAATAGGAAGACTAGAAAGATTTGTGGCAGACTGGTTTATTAAAAATGGCAAAATAAAAGAAAAAAAGGCAGAGAGCAACAATATAAAAGTGGCCGTAACAGGAGCCGGTCCTGCAGGTCTAGCATGTGCAGGAGAGCTTGCAAAATATGGCTATGACGTAACAATATTTGAAGCCCTTCACACAGCAGGTGGAGTCTTGATGTATGGTATCCCGGAATTCAGGCTTCCTAAAGAGATAGTAAAAAAAGAGATCGAAAATGTAGCAGAGCAGGGAGTCAAAATACAGAAAAATGTAATAGTCGGAAGATCTATAACTGTAGACGAGCTCATGGAAGAGGGATATAAGTCTGTATTTATAGGAAGCGGAGCAGGACTTCCAAATTTTATGGGAATCGAGGGTGAAAATCTAAACGGAGTTTATTCTGCAAATGAGTTTCTCACCAGGGTAAATCTCATGAAGGCCTATGATAAAAACAGCCCTACTCCAATCAGTTTGGGAGAGAAGATAGCAGTAATCGGTGGTGGAAATGTGGCCATGGATGCTGCTAGAACAGCTGTAAGACTTGGAGCCAAAGAAGTTTATATCGTGTATAGAAGAGGTGAAGAGGAGCTACCAGCGAGGTTAGAAGAGGTGCATCATGCCAAGGAAGAGGGAGTGATATTCAGACTTCTTTCAAACCCTGTTGGAATCAAAGGAGATAACGGCTGGGTAGACAAGCTAGAGTGTGTAGAGATGGAGCTTTCTGAGCCTGATGAAAGTGGAAGAAGAAGACCTGTAGCTATAGAGGGAAGTGAATTCTTATTGGATGTGGACAGAGTCATAATCGCCATAGGTCAGTCTCCAAACCCTCTAATAAGGCAGACAACTAAGGGCCTAAAAACCCATAATTGGGGCGGGATAATAGTGGAAGAGGACAGTATGGAAACTACCAAGGACAGTGTTTATGCAGGTGGTGACGTTGTAACAGGTGCAGCTACTGTAATCCTTGCAATGGGAGCAGGGAAGACGGCAGCAAAATCCATACATGAAAAATTAAGCAAGTCTATTTAA
- a CDS encoding iron-containing alcohol dehydrogenase, translating into MALQWFRVPKDIVFGENALEYLSTLEGKRATLVTGGSSMKRFGFLDEAKAQLEKAGMEVSIVDGVEPNPSVETVLRGGKEMAEFNPDWIIAIGGGSALDAAKIMWVFYEYPDSKFEDLVAGKFPTLRKKAKFIAIPSTSGTASEITAFSVITDTENHIKYPLVSYEITPDIALLDPALPAKMPAHITANTGMDVMTHAIEALVSTNATSYTDPMAVESIKLVYDNLPLAYEKADDMEARNHMHNASTLAGMAFTNSSLGLVHSLAHKIGGELGITHGLANAVLLPYIVEYNQKATDKFSHLEKALGKSDIVESLKELNKKVGIPTSLKEITEVDMNEEKFNQVLDRMSKNAFEDPCTLTNPRQSSVEDVKEIYKAAYYGVTASNI; encoded by the coding sequence ATGGCTTTACAATGGTTTAGAGTTCCAAAGGATATAGTTTTTGGGGAAAATGCACTAGAATATCTATCAACATTAGAAGGGAAAAGAGCTACGCTTGTAACAGGCGGAAGTTCTATGAAAAGATTCGGATTCTTAGATGAAGCAAAAGCTCAACTTGAAAAAGCAGGAATGGAGGTCTCTATAGTTGACGGAGTAGAACCAAATCCATCTGTGGAAACAGTTTTAAGAGGCGGAAAAGAGATGGCAGAATTTAATCCTGATTGGATTATTGCTATCGGTGGAGGTTCTGCACTAGATGCAGCTAAGATTATGTGGGTGTTCTATGAATATCCTGATTCAAAATTTGAAGACCTTGTAGCTGGAAAGTTCCCAACGCTCAGAAAAAAAGCTAAATTCATTGCTATTCCATCTACAAGTGGTACTGCTTCTGAGATAACTGCTTTCTCTGTAATAACTGATACTGAAAATCATATAAAATATCCTTTGGTTTCTTACGAGATAACTCCGGATATAGCTCTTTTAGACCCAGCTCTTCCGGCAAAAATGCCAGCTCATATAACTGCCAATACAGGTATGGATGTAATGACACACGCAATAGAGGCCTTGGTGTCTACAAATGCAACAAGCTATACAGACCCTATGGCGGTGGAATCTATAAAACTTGTCTATGATAATCTTCCTTTAGCCTATGAAAAAGCAGATGACATGGAAGCTAGAAATCACATGCATAATGCATCTACTCTTGCAGGAATGGCATTTACAAACTCGTCTTTGGGCTTAGTACACAGCCTGGCTCACAAAATAGGTGGAGAACTAGGTATAACTCACGGACTTGCTAACGCTGTATTACTACCTTATATCGTAGAATACAACCAAAAAGCAACAGATAAGTTTTCTCATTTAGAAAAAGCCTTAGGAAAGTCCGACATAGTTGAGAGCTTAAAAGAGCTCAATAAAAAAGTTGGAATCCCTACAAGCTTAAAAGAGATAACAGAAGTAGACATGAATGAGGAAAAATTCAACCAAGTCCTAGACAGAATGAGTAAAAATGCCTTTGAGGATCCTTGTACCCTTACTAATCCTAGACAGTCATCTGTAGAAGATGTAAAAGAGATCTACAAGGCTGCATATTACGGGGTTACAGCTTCAAATATATAG